In Gracilimonas sp., a single window of DNA contains:
- a CDS encoding glycosyltransferase translates to MKEKILYVGNFKLPDKNAAAHRVLVNSKILVKLGYEVILVGVRDEVDTGIYEHVSEMEGIQMYSVSYPKKIIDWIKFYGSNRNINTILKSQPNLKYFIGYNYQSLSFLKVYFRLHKKLKFIADTTEWYQPDHKSLLLRAVKKVDTAIRMQLINKYLTDGNIVISRFLEKYYKEQKNLRIPPLVDLDDKKWECLAPKNNNGTKFIFFGTVGGKKEEISLVLKFFDIISETNKNCRLDIFGITKKELMNLGTPNNSNVKAHGRVSHKEALVEVSKSNFSIFFRENNLITRAGFPTKFVESMSAGTPVITNYSSNLKDYLIHGKNGYAIDIQKLKSNSFTEIKKLEIIESDTESMGIKAFETAENNFHYVNYINLMDEFLKAI, encoded by the coding sequence ATGAAAGAAAAAATTTTGTATGTAGGAAATTTTAAATTACCGGATAAAAATGCAGCAGCACACCGAGTATTAGTCAATTCAAAGATTTTAGTAAAACTTGGGTATGAAGTGATATTAGTTGGGGTGAGAGATGAAGTTGATACCGGAATTTATGAGCATGTCAGTGAGATGGAAGGTATTCAAATGTATTCAGTCTCTTATCCAAAAAAAATTATTGATTGGATAAAGTTTTATGGATCGAATCGAAATATCAACACGATCTTAAAATCCCAACCAAACCTGAAGTATTTTATAGGATATAATTATCAATCTTTGTCATTTTTAAAAGTCTACTTTAGACTTCATAAAAAGCTAAAATTTATTGCTGATACCACAGAGTGGTATCAGCCAGATCATAAATCTTTGTTATTAAGAGCTGTTAAAAAAGTTGATACTGCAATTAGAATGCAGCTTATAAACAAATATCTTACTGATGGAAACATTGTAATAAGTAGATTTTTAGAAAAATATTACAAAGAACAAAAGAATCTCAGAATACCCCCTTTAGTCGATCTTGATGACAAGAAATGGGAATGTCTAGCACCTAAAAATAACAATGGCACAAAGTTTATTTTTTTTGGTACAGTAGGCGGAAAAAAAGAAGAAATAAGTTTAGTACTTAAATTCTTCGATATTATTTCTGAAACAAATAAGAATTGTAGGTTAGATATTTTTGGTATTACTAAAAAGGAATTAATGAATTTGGGTACTCCTAATAATTCCAATGTTAAAGCTCACGGAAGAGTTTCACATAAAGAGGCATTGGTTGAAGTATCAAAATCTAATTTTTCAATTTTTTTCAGAGAAAACAATTTAATCACTAGAGCAGGTTTTCCAACTAAGTTTGTTGAATCTATGTCAGCAGGCACACCAGTCATCACAAACTATAGCAGTAACTTAAAAGATTATTTGATACATGGTAAAAATGGGTATGCTATAGATATACAAAAGTTAAAAAGCAATAGTTTTACAGAGATTAAGAAACTGGAGATTATTGAATCTGATACTGAGTCAATGGGTATAAAAGCTTTTGAAACAGCTGAAAATAATTTTCACTACGTTAATTACATTAATTTAATGGATGAATTCCTAAAAGCAATTTGA